From the Papaver somniferum cultivar HN1 chromosome 2, ASM357369v1, whole genome shotgun sequence genome, the window ttcatgtttttGGTTATTAAGGgagattgttggatattttcaatatcttagaaaataaaatgattttCGTTTTTGTTTTGCCGCTACGATTGGGGAGTGTCATATACCGAATGACACAATGGATGTTAGTTTGAAATGAAGAGGCGTCTCCAAGGGGTGTGATGCTTCACATAAGATACATTCATTCCCATTAGATACTATTGATGTCTATTGGAAGTGAAGAGGCATCTCCAATAGGCATGAGTCCCCTATAAGTAGTGATGATTTTTAATCTTCCAAGCATGGAAAACACATCAAAAATTCTTCGATTTCCTTTCTTtctaagcatcatcagaatctataaactgtgtgttcttggttgggtcaagggagtacaactCTTGAACCCACTAACGTTGTTATAGGGCTTCAttgaatcatgaaaatattatttcatTAACCGTTTGTACTCGTCAATTATTTAGGAATGGTCGAAATATTTACAGAAACCAATCGCAAGACCTTAAAACCGAAGTATAACATCCTTATATTGTTTTTCATCGTCTATTTTAGCCTTACTTGTAAAAACCCAGCCAATTAGGCTAATCCAATTGCTCATCCAATTAGAGTAACAAATATTCCGACATCGACTCTTTGGTCCCAATTGCGAGTGACCGGAAAAATTAGAAAATCCAACCTCTCTCCTAATAAGAATCTCTACGAAAAGGGATGGACACACCAAAGTAACAGCCCCCAAAAATTGTTCCTCATTTAACTCCACCGGATTATCCTTTACTTTTCCCATTTGAAGTAAAACCCTAATCCAAATCCACTGGAGCCCACGGTTTTTATACATATCCCTCTGACTTGGACCCACATCACTTTATGCCAAGTAGCTCAAACATCAAacatattaattaatattttatcacgtCTCAGACAAGACTCAGATTCGTTGAACAGTGAACAATCCAAGATAGTAGGCTCCACAATACTCTTCCTCCACTTCTCCTTTTTGACGGTGCAGATTGTGGATTATTTTTTAGCTTCTGTAAGTCATGATACGCGTTATCATCTTTCAATGAAGCGTGCGAAGTAATAGTTCTATGTGCCAAGTTAGCACGCGGTTTTTATCCGAATATTTGCTATAAATACGAAGCGTTAGCGAAAGCTCGGTTCTCAGCAAATAATTTCAGAAACCGTATCCCCCTCTCCCTGTTTTCTGTTTCTActgttttcgatttttttttagatcttcgcctctaaaataaaaaaatctcttGGTTTTCTATATTTTCTCTCGATTCTTTTGATATACACAGTCGCCATTAAATCTCTCAGTTCGGATCGATTTCTCTTTAAAAGTCTAGCAGATTTTACGGTAAGAAATCTACTGGGTGCCCTTCATTGTATCTCTTGTTATATACTTTACCTTGTTTAAATACTTCTTAATTTTGAATAGAAGGATGGATCTTGCATGTTCATTTATGTAATTTGTATCGAGTATTTTGATTTTGGGCATTGTCGACTGGGGTTATGTTTTTAGGTGAATTGATGTGTTCTTCTAttgaaaatagaaattataggTTGACGAAGCGTCGATTTCTCTGAAAGATTGATTCTTTTGGTTTTTATTCTAATTGAAGTTGGTGGCAGTGATTTGACTCAGTCCGAGTTGTTTTTAACTCACTTTGTTTAGGAATTCCTTTGTGCTGTAATTCATTGACTTGGAACAGTGTGCTTATTCAACATGAAGCTCTATGGTGCAAATTATCTTAGATAGGTAACTAAAACGATTTAGGGTTAGCCTTCCTGTTGATATCCTTTATGCAGTTGGTAAATTCGGCATGATATATGTCATATGCCCCGGTCCTCAGATATTCCACATTGGTCATCTAATTAGGCAAATAAGTATGTAATACAGTAGTTTACTGGCAAGCTGCGAAATTCATTGTGTATTATTTGTTAGCAAAACTTTAGATGTTCGATTAGTTGTTTCATTCTTCCTTGAATGATTCTATTGATTTTATGTTTCTTATAATGTCTAGATCTTATGCCTAAGTTTAGAACTAAGTTTTCAATTCGTTTGTACTTAAATATCGATAGTATCAACTGTTTATTTTCAGTGTGGTAGGGGGTTAAATTATTGGAAGTTAAAACTTTTTCATGTCCTATTATTCTCTAttctttatctagtttatagGTCTCACTATAAAACTTTTGCATTGCCTTGAACTTATCCGCAAATGCTGtatagttgttgatatttttgcttgtTTCTTAAGGAGGCAAATCCATATCTTCAAAGTAATATTTGCTTTAGTCCAATAGGGTTGGTTCTAAAGGTATGAGACCATAGATTTTGTCCCACCTCTATATTGTGATTGGGTAAATGACCCCATCTGCTTGTTCAGTGGATGGGTTTGTTGTTGCAACTTGCAAGTGAGTTTGTATTTCATTAATATTATTTCTATGTGGGACATCTTTATCAACAACCTATTAGAAAAGAAATGGTCCTTATCTCACCAGTAGTGTGTCCCAAGACAGCACAGATAATATTTCTTTTCCAAGAGAAAGCTTTTACATTCTAGGTTACACACTATGGTAGTTGAGAACCTtagaaatgttcatgattgataATATGGCCATAATGTTTAATCAAGAAAAGGTTTGCTATTGATTGAGATATAGACAAAAACACGAATAAATCTGTGCATGTTGTTTTGCCTTAGAGCTGGTAATGAATTCTTTCAATTTGTTTATTTTGTATATTTGCATATATTTGATAACTCTGAACAAGAATCTAAACCCTTTTAATGGTGTCTGTTCAACAGATTTAAACAAATTGATATGGATGCAGAAGCTTATTTCCAAGAAGCCATGTCACACCACTCGGGGATGGGTGCAGATTTTTCCAAGTCATGGGAAAactctgtttcttcttctcctgcaAAATGTTCTGACAGCACTGATGATGGTTTTCAATGCAATATCTGCCTTGACCATGCCCATGAACCTGTAGTAACTCTATGTGGTCATCTGTACTGCTGGCCTTGTATCTACAAATGGCTTCACTTCCAGAATTCTTCTCCTAGCATATCAGATCAACAGCCACAGTGTCCTGTCTGCAAGGCGGGTGTGTCCCAGTCTATGTTGGTTCCACTTTATGGAAGGGGATACTCTCTTCCTCGCCCAGAAACAGACCATAACGACAAGGGATCCTCTCTTGAGATACCTTCAAGACCTTCAGCTCATGGAGTGCATGCCCCAACTACCGCTAGTGATGGTAGTAGTGGTAATCATTTCAGACTGCAACCGCAGTTCCAGTCTAATCAGCAACAACCGCAGCATTACCCTCGGTTTTACAATGAGACCTTGGCATCATTTCCTCGTTCAGGGTCAGCAACAGTAGCCGTTCATCCGATGGTAGGAATGTTTGGTGAGATGATGTATGCAACTGCAAGAATCTTTGGGAACGGTTCTGAGATGGGTTTATTTGTCCATCCGAACTCATACGATTTGATGAGGAATAATAGTAGCCCAAGGGTTAGAAGGCAAGAAATAAAGACTGAAAAGTCTCTTAATAGGATTTCaatcttcctcttcttttgtgTAATTTTGTGCCTACTCTCCTTctgaaacttgatttttttcttctgtttctttTTACTAGGTTCGTTTTACTCACTTTTTTTTCTACCTGTATACATATTACATACTTGTAAATGTTTTGGGATGAGCTCTAAGAAGATAAAATATACTTGGATAGATATGCCAATTGTCAAAAATATCATGTTTGGAAAAAGCACATTATTAAGAGAATAAACATGGATTTGTGCATCATAAGAATCATGTTTGGCAATACTAGAGGATATAATACGGTTGATGCTTGCTGATGGGTCTCCGCAAGAGGAAAAGGAAGCAACTTGGAAATAGGGACTTCTATCTGAAGCATCATCCACGTCTTTCGTTGGAAATGATGCTTGTTTTCCATAATGGTCCCAGCAGCCTTGAAAGTTCTTCTGCTTCTTTTATACTCCACCAAAAGGTCCAAACACACAGCAAAAGTTGCACGATTTTTGGTTTTCACCCAGGTTGGCTTCCCAGGATTCCATTGTCTCTACCGCCTTCTCAATCAGTATATCTTCAAAACATGCAGCAGCCAGAGAGCCTCGTGTATTTGCAATAACCAGCAAATTTGGATACCTGAAAGCcagtaatttattattattattatttacttaTTTATTTTTGCTAAATTTCCATTTTCCTAATATACACCCAACACCTAAAATGTCATTTAACTTACGGAGGAACATATCATCAGGCAGAGATAACCCCTCTTGTTGTCAGAAAGGATTTGTACAGGTTCCATATTCAGCGAAAATCCTAAAGAAATCCCAAAAATTTGACACCAAAACTTGACTCTCCGTGTGTCAAATTTTTATTGGCTCACTTTTAAAACGGAACCCTTGTTTTTCTCCGGTGGGGTTGGGTGAGTAGAAAATCTATGATTGCTAGAGGTGACACATAGGAGGTCAAAAGGTGGTGTAAAAAATCGGGTCTGCCTAGCAGCTTCACATATTCAACATAATTCGTCTTTCATCCTCATACAACTATAAAGTGTAAGGAGGCAATTCTCCATTTGGCCAGTTTTAAGGTAACCATATCCTGCAACAGCATAACTATTCCATTCCACActgatctgggattttcttccattCCTCCATGCATATCGGAAAATGCTGCATATTTATATGCTCttaattagacattgtactaaaTGTAAACCAGTTCAAGTATGTATTCCTTTTTCTTTCATTTCCTTAATAAAAGGGGTTAAACTTTTGTTGGAAAATTGGTTACAATTTCATATTGAATGGAAAATTCGTATGATATCTATTGGAGTTGATAGGGTTGGGCCTATTAAGAACGGCGGTCCAACGAGTTGgggtagtttttttttgtttggcttTAGACTGtgaaaggaaacatcctttcagACAAAACCTTTGATGGGACTTCATGAAGAAGCACGATGGTTCAAGAAGAGGTATTATTGACTTCTATAAATACCTTGCATAATTAGGTTAAAAAATCAACCAGAAAACTAGTAATCATTCTATTCCATTCATTAGAAATCATCGATTAAGTTTGTGTCAATTAAGAAAGTTCATCACTAAAATTTTGGTTCGCCATTTCTCGAAGTGTGGAGTGCTACTATGTCAAGAAGAATGTCATTGTATCTTGGGAGACAAACATCGATAGTCCGTAAGCAACAGTGCATGGTGAATCTGTTTTAAGACTAGAGGATATAATCCTTGCCTCGACTTTGGTTTGATCTAATTAGGTTTGAATTATTCTTGTTTCTCTAATTCTTATTGCAATATGTACACAAGATTATTTCCAACAATATTAAGACGGATTTATTCCTAAAATAACATCAGCAACACCTAGGTTTTTCATATCAAACTTGCTCTTTAATACTACCtttgtttcaaaataataggcaggtttgtgtgtaaatttacatacaaacctgcctattattttgaaacggagggagtagtttcTTTGTGTCGCTAATAACTTCTATGTTATTACCCATGATAAACATATCATCAACGTAAAGACACAAAATCACACAACCCTTTTGTTAGAATATGGGAagccaactcaaaaccaattggcaacgaGTGGAGTGGCCCTAAGAATTATAAACAGCAGGATCTTGGATTCCCCAGACAATGTGGgtctaataatctcaacacgcccctcacgtgtagcctcgttggggcggtcaaatgactcgtcgcTAATataatagcctgctctgataccatgttagaatatgggaatccaactcaaaaccaattgccaacGAATGGAGTggccctaaggattataaaccgcatgatcttaGATTGCCTAGACaacgtgggactaataatcttaaCACCTTTAGTGTATGCTTGACACATTTGTCACATTCGTTTATTttaaggcttctcttaaatatagcccacactCTTATTAACCATAGCCCATTTGattttggtcaatttttttttactaaaatttgAAGTTTGaccttttttattattattcataACCCATAAACTAGGCTAGCAAATCAGTGAAGAAGTGAATTGAAAATTCacgtgtttttttcttttttttttctggattTCCCTTTCTTTTAACATGAACTATTTTTTTCCCCGACTGTAAAAGATCTTCACCCATATTCAATGCATTCATCGACTCTTTAAAGACAACGAGAAGAGGGAGAGTAGTGTGGTGTGGTTTTAACATTTTAACCATTGTTGTCAGCAAACTCATTCTATTTATTACCATTAACACTAGTTTTGTGATTATTATCATTATTGGCACTAGCTTTGTAACCTCTGTAGGTGACGTGTATTCCACTATGATAAAGTTAATAGCTTTGTAAACTGCAAGTCATTACGAGGTGGCACCAGTGATTTGACCAAAATAGAGATATAAAGTGAATCATTCAGGGCTAACAGAGCCAAAATGAACATTAAAGTCGGTGGTTCTTTGAGAGGACAAAGTGAAGCATTCACTTTGAGATGGCAGAGCCTCCATGCAAAGTTTTTTCCCTGACAATGTTATTTCACAACGGGTCTAGTGGTTGTGGATTCAATATTTTAACGGACATCAGAACCTCCGTGAAAAACAAATTTCCATCATAATGTTATTTCACAATGGGTCTGGTGATTTTGGATTCAATGTTTTCACGGCTACCAGAGCCTCCGTGAAAAAGAATTTCCTCCGATGATGTTATTTCACAATGGGTCTGGTGGTTGTGGATTCAATGTTTTCACAACTACCAGAGCCTTCGTGAAAAAAATTCCCCCTAATGATGTTATTTCACAATGGGTCAGGTGGTTATGAATTCAATGTTTTCACGGCTACCAGAGCTTCTGTGAAATTTTTTTCACCTGATAATGTTATTTCACAATGGGTCTGGTGGTTGTGAATTCAGTGTTTTCACGGCTATAAGAGCCTCCCCGAAAAAAATTCCTTTGACAATACATAAAATGTCAGCAGAATATTGAAGATTACCATTAAAGTGAAAAATCTGCTTAACAttaaatatactttcaagataaatGTATGCTAATTTGAATTCAATCCCTaaggcaaaaaaaaataaaaataactaaaCTAGTTACTTCTtgcatttttcttgtttttgcctTTATTCTTCAACAAATTAATGACAGGGATATCATCCTCCGAAGCAGAAAAAATATGTGATTTTTGAGAGTTATCATAATTTTTGAGCATCGAGATTAAACGAGCCTTTTTTGAAAAGCTTATCGGCTCATCTTCAGCTCCAGAGGATTCTACAAAATTCAAAATAATTCCCATCTTCCGTTTCTGCATAGATGTAAATCCAAAATAAGTAGGGGAAACTTACCTAATAATCAAGgaaataaatacgaaatataagtAAAACATATCGGGAATACAACTTACTATAAGTGCATCTTGGGTTTGTTCTCCTTCGATAAAAGCTTTGACATGAATCCTACGAAAAAAATTAGCAACTCGGGTGTGAGACACTTATAAAAACCAACACCCCAATTATGCTGATTCAAGTTTAAAATATGATTGGGTATCAAACTTTTTTCGCATACACCCCAATTATGCTCATTCAAGTATGGACAATAAGTCCGGAAACTTTTAGGTTTATGCCACTCAAGGAAAACACATCCAGGAATATCCTGGATAGCACCAAATTGCCTCAACACTCGATTTGGATTATGCCATTTCAACAATCTCAAAACATTGAATCGCTCCTATTTAGTAACCAACTTGATAAACCGCCCCATCTATTTAGTAACCAACTTGATAAACCGCCCCACCTCGGATTGAGTTATAGGGATCCCATGTTACTTTATCTTCCTTAGAGTACATTATAAGTTTCAACAGTCACAAAATAttgtagaaaaataaataaaataacaaataattaccTGAAAAATACAACCAGCGATGGAAAAAATCACACCTCTAGAACCTTGCCCCAACTGATGGTACAAGCAAGCCAAGCAAGTTGTGGCTTA encodes:
- the LOC113348829 gene encoding E3 ubiquitin-protein ligase RMA1H1-like: MDAEAYFQEAMSHHSGMGADFSKSWENSVSSSPAKCSDSTDDGFQCNICLDHAHEPVVTLCGHLYCWPCIYKWLHFQNSSPSISDQQPQCPVCKAGVSQSMLVPLYGRGYSLPRPETDHNDKGSSLEIPSRPSAHGVHAPTTASDGSSGNHFRLQPQFQSNQQQPQHYPRFYNETLASFPRSGSATVAVHPMVGMFGEMMYATARIFGNGSEMGLFVHPNSYDLMRNNSSPRVRRQEIKTEKSLNRISIFLFFCVILCLLSF
- the LOC113351770 gene encoding uncharacterized protein LOC113351770; amino-acid sequence: MERTKGERVKSTSQDISRIHVKAFIEGEQTQDALIKRKMGIILNFVESSGAEDEPISFSKKARLISMLKNYDNSQKSHIFSASEDDIPVINLLKNKGKNKKNARSN